In Helicobacter bilis, a genomic segment contains:
- the pstA gene encoding phosphate ABC transporter permease PstA: MRRDGLSSLLFWCMRLSIFSTLAIFCILIGFIFIKGVVYLTPSLFEWEYNSENVSMMPAIINTINMILFSLAIAMPFGIFGAIFLTEYSSSKNKLIAVITTAAETLVGIPSIVYGLFGFLAFVVFFQLKFSFLAGSLTITIMILPVILRSAQEALKSVPLMYREASFALGAGKLRTIFAIILPAATPGILAGIILSIGKIVGESAALLYTFGGFAQVSGLFDSGRTLSMHMYLISNEGHHINEAYSTAMILIVIVLIINLLSNYIAKTLTKA, from the coding sequence ATGAGAAGAGATGGGCTATCTAGTCTATTATTTTGGTGTATGCGACTATCCATTTTTAGCACACTTGCGATATTTTGCATTTTAATTGGCTTTATTTTTATAAAAGGTGTTGTTTATCTCACACCAAGCCTTTTTGAGTGGGAATATAATAGCGAAAATGTCTCTATGATGCCAGCTATTATAAATACCATTAATATGATACTTTTCTCCCTTGCTATTGCCATGCCTTTTGGAATCTTTGGGGCGATTTTTCTCACAGAATATAGTAGTAGTAAAAATAAACTCATCGCTGTCATTACAACCGCAGCTGAAACGCTTGTAGGTATCCCATCAATCGTATATGGGCTTTTTGGCTTCCTTGCATTTGTCGTATTTTTTCAATTAAAGTTTAGCTTTTTAGCAGGTAGCCTTACCATTACTATTATGATTTTACCTGTAATTTTGCGTAGCGCACAAGAGGCATTAAAGTCTGTGCCTTTAATGTATAGAGAGGCAAGTTTTGCACTTGGGGCAGGTAAGCTTAGAACTATTTTTGCGATTATTCTACCTGCTGCTACACCCGGAATCTTAGCAGGAATAATCCTTAGCATTGGTAAGATTGTAGGTGAAAGTGCCGCATTGCTTTATACTTTTGGCGGATTTGCTCAAGTTTCTGGACTATTTGATTCTGGTAGGACTCTTAGTATGCACATGTATCTTATATCAAATGAAGGGCATCATATCAATGAGGCATATAGCACGGCAATGATTCTCATTGTGATTGTGCTAATCATCAATCTTTTATCAAACTACATAGCAAAAACTCTCACAAAGGCATAA